A single Planctomicrobium piriforme DNA region contains:
- a CDS encoding M14 family zinc carboxypeptidase produces the protein MRFSCFDCCAVLLLCGAVLGETAQAQQSARLPVRAAGDQNGANVRLVNGQQPLWVAGEHSTGKRPIEVARSGKGSQFVLVVGSVAGNDPESIELIDATCQLARMYPPPDPVTLLFVRTPNPDGLAEHVHTNQRGVELDRNFPSRNFTSAPNRLTGPKPASEVETQYMVRVLQEFKPVRVIHLKSGVGDRPLVMISDKWQATTGAAMLPKDISQDRYQGTFKAGSLEEYVSVEMETAIGTVVLSKGSRQMQAAEILRLAVGNISKNPNPADNLAKANPPAKTPAAQPAAPAAAQRPMTPEAAPKGNQGEVELLPPPPEFAPTSTPSQQVDRNDSRYFELPPPPR, from the coding sequence ATGCGTTTCTCGTGCTTCGACTGCTGTGCCGTGCTGCTACTGTGCGGCGCGGTGCTGGGGGAGACGGCGCAGGCACAGCAGTCAGCCCGATTGCCGGTGCGTGCCGCAGGAGATCAGAACGGCGCCAACGTGCGGCTGGTCAACGGCCAGCAACCGCTCTGGGTGGCTGGTGAACACAGTACCGGCAAGCGGCCCATCGAAGTCGCCCGCTCGGGGAAAGGCTCGCAATTCGTACTTGTCGTCGGCAGCGTCGCGGGGAATGATCCGGAAAGCATCGAACTGATCGACGCCACTTGCCAGCTCGCGCGGATGTATCCGCCGCCGGATCCGGTGACGCTGCTGTTTGTGCGCACCCCCAACCCCGACGGGCTGGCCGAGCATGTGCATACCAACCAGCGCGGGGTCGAACTCGACCGCAATTTTCCGTCCCGGAACTTCACCTCGGCCCCGAATCGGCTCACCGGCCCCAAGCCGGCCAGCGAAGTCGAAACCCAGTACATGGTGCGGGTGCTGCAGGAATTCAAACCGGTGCGGGTGATCCACCTCAAGTCCGGAGTCGGCGACCGGCCGCTCGTCATGATCAGTGACAAATGGCAGGCGACAACCGGCGCGGCGATGCTGCCGAAGGACATCAGCCAGGACCGCTATCAGGGCACCTTCAAGGCAGGTTCTCTGGAAGAGTATGTGAGCGTCGAAATGGAGACCGCCATCGGCACCGTGGTGCTATCGAAGGGGTCGCGGCAGATGCAGGCTGCCGAAATCTTGCGGCTCGCGGTCGGCAATATCTCGAAGAACCCGAATCCCGCGGACAATCTGGCCAAGGCGAATCCGCCTGCCAAAACACCGGCCGCACAACCCGCCGCGCCCGCTGCCGCCCAGCGACCGATGACGCCCGAAGCCGCCCCGAAGGGAAACCAGGGTGAAGTCGAATTACTGCCGCCGCCGCCGGAATTCGCGCCGACGTCAACTCCGTCGCAACAGGTCGACCGCAACGACAGCCGGTACTTTGAGCTGCCGCCGCCGCCGCGGTAG
- a CDS encoding SUMF1/EgtB/PvdO family nonheme iron enzyme, with protein sequence MTMRHSHHRQCIAASRNPSGLTLLEVLFVLALLGFVAALLTPLLLEWRERSRQQTCRQRLQALTLGLERYHDVFRSLPPAAVWNPNAIATPLLHRSRQIERITHQNWAQLLLPFIGESNLAAKVSAELPVGHPGNALLRTTAAPFIACPTDAFNRSGNRYQLQGDPREAPLEFARGNFAINGGTHHYKVEPPSTSSPQGDFVHLVTLDSPRQFQLWGNGIAGINRSFSFGEFSNGRATLIALEELRAGIHPLDPRGVWALGQIGGSISWAHGVNGDAAGPNNAHPRSDDVLSCGELHAVLGSDVLQQAGMPCVSYIDHNQQATARSQHPGGVHVACLDGSVRFVSNAIDSSVWHILHSRETPPECLADFNEWEPSHIQLPSPRKTLNAASVRNAPTAASSSPETNSIGMSFVLIPAGRFTMGLPDAGNNGPIPAECPPHPVEITQSFWLSQFEVTRDDYQQVLGRESLPALPEEMEISVANSEDLGRLPVTNVSWDQAAAFCQALSNHPEELSAGSSYRLPTEAEWEYACRDGSTTPFRWSPDRDDRDDSGAAAGVSPPLPLTPVGSDRPSSWGLYDMRGNAWEWTADWYQRDAYLLPEQIDPQGPRSGHLKVIRGSDWRFVGEACRIDTAVLPPWKTNPIVGFRVIRQQRLNRSPPPQFSLNGPMTNDH encoded by the coding sequence ATGACAATGCGGCATTCACATCACCGGCAATGCATCGCAGCCTCCCGAAACCCGTCCGGCCTGACGCTGCTGGAAGTCCTCTTCGTGTTGGCGCTGCTGGGGTTTGTGGCGGCACTGCTCACCCCGCTCCTGCTGGAATGGCGCGAGCGGTCGAGACAGCAAACGTGCCGTCAGCGCCTGCAGGCGCTAACGCTGGGACTCGAGCGGTATCATGATGTCTTTCGAAGTTTGCCGCCGGCCGCAGTCTGGAATCCAAACGCCATCGCGACCCCGTTGCTGCACCGCTCTCGGCAGATTGAACGGATCACGCACCAGAACTGGGCGCAGTTGCTCTTGCCGTTCATCGGCGAATCGAATCTAGCCGCGAAAGTGTCGGCCGAACTTCCCGTCGGGCATCCCGGCAATGCACTGCTGCGGACCACAGCAGCACCGTTCATCGCCTGCCCCACAGATGCGTTCAATCGATCCGGCAACAGGTATCAACTACAGGGGGATCCGCGCGAAGCGCCGCTGGAATTCGCACGGGGCAACTTCGCGATCAACGGCGGAACTCACCATTACAAGGTCGAGCCCCCCAGCACGAGTTCCCCACAAGGCGATTTCGTGCATCTGGTCACGTTGGATTCGCCGCGCCAGTTTCAGCTCTGGGGAAACGGCATCGCAGGTATCAACCGCAGCTTTTCTTTTGGCGAGTTCAGCAACGGTCGTGCGACGCTCATCGCCCTGGAAGAACTTCGGGCAGGAATTCACCCGCTCGACCCACGGGGCGTCTGGGCACTCGGTCAAATCGGCGGGAGCATCAGCTGGGCACATGGGGTGAACGGAGACGCTGCCGGACCCAACAATGCGCATCCTCGCAGCGATGACGTCCTCAGCTGCGGAGAATTGCATGCCGTCCTCGGCTCCGATGTGCTGCAACAGGCCGGCATGCCCTGTGTGAGCTATATCGATCACAATCAACAGGCGACCGCCAGAAGCCAGCATCCCGGCGGCGTGCATGTCGCCTGTCTCGACGGCTCGGTACGGTTTGTGTCCAACGCGATCGACTCAAGCGTGTGGCACATTCTGCATTCCCGCGAAACACCGCCGGAATGTCTAGCGGATTTCAACGAATGGGAACCCTCGCATATCCAACTCCCTTCGCCTCGCAAAACATTAAATGCTGCCTCTGTTCGCAACGCGCCGACTGCTGCAAGTTCGTCCCCGGAAACAAACTCCATCGGCATGAGCTTCGTTCTGATTCCGGCAGGCCGGTTCACCATGGGACTTCCAGACGCCGGCAACAACGGCCCGATCCCTGCCGAGTGTCCGCCGCATCCCGTTGAGATCACTCAGTCATTCTGGCTGTCGCAGTTCGAGGTGACGCGAGATGACTATCAACAAGTGTTGGGCAGGGAGTCGCTCCCTGCGCTGCCGGAAGAGATGGAGATCTCTGTTGCCAATTCCGAAGACCTGGGCCGGTTGCCGGTGACGAACGTCAGTTGGGATCAGGCAGCCGCGTTCTGTCAGGCTTTGTCGAACCACCCGGAAGAGTTATCGGCCGGCAGCAGCTATCGCTTGCCGACGGAAGCAGAATGGGAGTACGCGTGCCGCGACGGGTCGACGACCCCATTTCGCTGGTCGCCAGATCGAGATGACAGAGACGATTCCGGCGCGGCGGCAGGAGTTTCTCCGCCATTGCCGCTCACTCCGGTCGGCAGCGATCGGCCCTCCAGTTGGGGTCTTTACGACATGCGGGGAAACGCCTGGGAATGGACGGCCGACTGGTATCAGCGCGACGCCTACCTGTTACCGGAGCAGATCGACCCCCAAGGTCCGCGATCAGGCCACCTGAAGGTGATTCGCGGCAGCGACTGGCGGTTTGTCGGCGAAGCCTGCCGTATCGATACCGCCGTCCTGCCCCCCTGGAAAACAAACCCGATTGTCGGCTTCCGAGTGATCAGACAACAACGATTAAACAGAAGCCCGCCCCCGCAGTTCTCCCTCAATGGCCCAATGACAAATGACCATTGA
- a CDS encoding PQQ-dependent sugar dehydrogenase: protein MQEPIEPEQYCASARVVTDREKYCYAQGRHGWLVLFGLVSSTLLLVGLGRFAVIDMLWMLALPFLLTNGLYLLLSYAVMLSGSTFRLSDHLRLVDKWTSRPTDRQRASVDVFLPVCGEPLDVVLGTWAGVRQLEWSGEINVYVLDDSTDDRFRVAAQAFGFHYLRRPARELRKAGNLRYAFSHSHGDFILLLDADFRPRADMLLELMPYLLHDAQVAIVQSPQFFDVHSGMNWVQAGAGYVQELFYRLIQPARDRWGAAVCTGSCAVYRRTALQQFEGCYPIAHSEDLWTGFELLNRGYQVRYVPVILAKGLCPDRLDSFVHQQSRWCQGSLSLVTSNEFWQSRLTLAQKTCFVSGFAYYLATALNTVFTPLPPLIMVGLFPEWVHWNHAAFAALAVIYTPFLIGWWSVYPFGLHFLTTREVSCAAHLSALVDLMSRSGTHWIVTGDKYARRNWRGWPCLLLLATSLGAAALIWASVLKELTRAPDRWVHFAPPLLFATTHALICARMASMIWPSLLPQVSIPFPIVLFRLPWILTGVTVVLLSLGTVGLAWKTENAPQEADVAAPDFLNTTPAADLSDYVVVDAFPGAGLGGVMRLREHPSAPGVYFAADFHGTIREVRRHGSRWISRIVADLSGTDLGWLFSFEVHPHYPVDRRLFVIYRTDDADPGSLFCRLSALQLPTAGIADKKHEQILIEQQVASREHLFGDLAFDRQGYLLISCGDNELAGRHHNTQQLDAGFFSGILRIEVNGREDRGHPPRFQVAGTRTSGYRIPNDNPFVGTPNVLEEFWSLGFRNPFRIHCDPSGDRVWVGEVGEDEMEQIEVAQSGSNHQWSRREGSLQGPEAESTLLENWGVETPPAFEYPHTDMNLCVIGGPIIQGPMFPELQGRVVYGDNRSGRVWTLTASAGTPTTSIPLLQLPFGRTASSLVSISTDVAGNLFFTNFTSSPGVYRLQRSEPTGFPQRFSELNVFTDLSSLTPAIGTLPYDVTVPLWSDGLHKQRWIRLPRGTQIDNGAPRWKFPPGTLLIKHFDARDPELGYRHPVETRVLLVRDDGTTVGASYVWNEDRNDAILQLERETVLLPGPNGPVEYRIPGVGDCKMCHARENPILGFTPEQLVGNNEFNELQRQGVFRHRTVPKSPSLVPLDRTPASLEEQARSYLHANCSFCHHPAGVEHLDFDLRIDGTSTQELISTTSRLAHHKIDGRTAKTLLKPGSPDESAMYLRLQTTDPRHAMPWLARTRPDPAALELISEWIHSLPNSP from the coding sequence ATGCAAGAACCGATCGAACCAGAGCAGTATTGCGCTTCTGCCCGCGTCGTGACGGACCGGGAAAAATATTGTTACGCCCAGGGGCGACATGGCTGGCTGGTTCTCTTTGGACTGGTCAGTTCAACGCTCCTGCTGGTCGGTCTGGGGCGGTTTGCCGTCATCGACATGTTGTGGATGTTGGCGCTTCCGTTTCTGTTGACGAACGGCCTGTATCTCCTGTTGTCCTATGCGGTGATGCTCTCTGGAAGCACGTTTCGCCTGAGCGATCATCTGCGACTCGTGGACAAATGGACTTCACGACCGACTGATCGACAACGGGCATCAGTTGATGTCTTTCTGCCGGTCTGCGGAGAGCCGCTGGATGTGGTTCTGGGAACCTGGGCAGGGGTTCGCCAACTGGAGTGGTCAGGCGAGATCAATGTCTATGTACTGGACGATTCGACTGATGACCGATTCCGCGTTGCGGCGCAAGCCTTCGGGTTTCATTACCTGCGCCGGCCTGCCCGTGAACTGCGGAAGGCAGGCAATCTCCGATATGCGTTCTCGCATTCCCACGGCGACTTCATCCTGCTGCTCGATGCCGATTTTCGCCCCAGGGCGGACATGCTACTGGAACTGATGCCATATCTGCTTCATGACGCACAGGTCGCGATTGTGCAGAGTCCGCAGTTCTTTGATGTGCATTCTGGAATGAACTGGGTGCAGGCGGGAGCCGGCTATGTGCAGGAACTTTTTTATCGTCTGATTCAGCCGGCGCGAGACCGCTGGGGAGCGGCCGTGTGCACGGGTTCCTGCGCCGTCTACCGCCGCACCGCGCTGCAGCAGTTCGAGGGGTGTTATCCAATCGCCCATTCAGAGGATCTGTGGACCGGATTCGAATTGCTCAATCGGGGCTATCAGGTACGGTATGTCCCGGTGATCCTCGCAAAGGGGCTCTGCCCTGATCGGCTCGATTCGTTTGTGCATCAGCAGTCGCGGTGGTGCCAGGGGTCGCTGTCACTGGTGACTTCGAACGAATTCTGGCAGTCACGGCTCACTCTGGCCCAGAAAACCTGTTTCGTCTCAGGTTTTGCGTACTATCTGGCGACCGCGCTGAACACGGTCTTCACGCCGCTGCCGCCGCTGATCATGGTCGGGCTGTTTCCGGAATGGGTCCACTGGAATCACGCGGCCTTCGCCGCGCTGGCTGTCATCTACACGCCGTTTCTCATCGGCTGGTGGAGCGTCTATCCCTTCGGGCTGCATTTTCTCACGACACGGGAAGTCTCTTGTGCGGCTCATCTGAGCGCACTGGTCGACCTGATGTCGCGGTCCGGCACGCACTGGATCGTCACAGGCGACAAATACGCGCGACGCAACTGGCGGGGGTGGCCCTGCCTGCTCCTGTTAGCGACATCGCTGGGAGCGGCGGCGCTCATTTGGGCGAGTGTTCTCAAAGAACTGACCCGTGCGCCTGACCGCTGGGTGCACTTTGCACCACCGCTGCTGTTTGCAACGACGCATGCGCTAATTTGTGCCCGCATGGCCTCGATGATCTGGCCGTCACTGTTGCCGCAGGTGAGCATTCCATTTCCGATAGTTCTGTTTCGGCTTCCCTGGATCTTGACCGGGGTAACGGTCGTACTGCTTTCGCTCGGAACGGTGGGGCTTGCATGGAAAACAGAGAACGCCCCTCAGGAAGCTGATGTCGCCGCTCCGGATTTCTTGAACACTACGCCTGCCGCCGATCTGTCGGACTATGTGGTTGTCGATGCCTTCCCCGGTGCTGGTCTCGGCGGCGTGATGCGATTGCGGGAACATCCGTCAGCGCCGGGCGTTTATTTCGCCGCCGATTTTCACGGCACGATTCGAGAAGTCCGTCGGCACGGCTCGCGCTGGATCAGCCGGATCGTCGCGGATCTGTCAGGGACCGATCTCGGCTGGCTGTTTTCGTTTGAAGTGCATCCACATTATCCAGTCGATCGGCGATTGTTCGTGATCTATCGCACGGATGATGCCGACCCTGGTTCCTTGTTCTGCCGCCTCAGCGCCTTGCAGCTCCCGACCGCCGGCATTGCGGACAAAAAGCACGAGCAGATCCTGATCGAACAACAGGTCGCCAGCCGCGAACATCTGTTCGGGGATCTGGCGTTCGACCGGCAGGGATATCTGTTGATCTCCTGCGGTGACAACGAACTTGCCGGGCGGCATCACAACACGCAGCAACTCGACGCCGGGTTCTTCTCGGGAATTCTCCGCATCGAAGTCAACGGCCGGGAAGACCGCGGTCATCCGCCGCGATTTCAGGTCGCCGGAACTCGCACGTCTGGCTATCGCATCCCAAACGACAACCCCTTCGTCGGTACGCCCAACGTGCTGGAGGAATTCTGGTCGCTCGGGTTTCGCAATCCATTTCGAATCCATTGCGATCCGTCGGGCGATCGCGTGTGGGTGGGCGAAGTCGGTGAAGACGAGATGGAGCAAATTGAGGTCGCCCAATCCGGATCGAATCATCAGTGGAGCCGAAGGGAAGGTTCGTTGCAGGGTCCGGAGGCCGAATCGACATTGCTTGAGAACTGGGGCGTCGAGACGCCGCCGGCTTTCGAATACCCCCATACGGACATGAACTTGTGTGTGATCGGCGGGCCGATCATCCAAGGGCCGATGTTTCCGGAACTGCAGGGACGCGTTGTCTACGGAGACAATCGCTCAGGCCGGGTGTGGACGTTGACTGCCAGCGCAGGCACGCCGACGACTTCGATTCCGTTATTACAGCTCCCCTTCGGACGCACGGCCTCGTCTCTCGTTTCGATCAGCACCGATGTCGCCGGCAATCTGTTCTTCACGAACTTTACGTCTTCGCCTGGGGTTTATCGCTTACAAAGGAGCGAGCCGACCGGTTTTCCGCAACGGTTTTCAGAACTGAACGTCTTCACCGATCTGTCTTCGCTGACCCCGGCAATAGGGACGCTGCCGTATGACGTGACCGTTCCCCTCTGGTCGGACGGTCTGCACAAGCAGCGCTGGATTCGACTGCCGCGGGGAACGCAGATCGACAACGGCGCGCCACGCTGGAAGTTTCCGCCGGGGACGCTGCTCATCAAACATTTCGACGCACGCGATCCGGAGTTAGGTTATCGCCATCCCGTCGAAACCCGCGTGCTGCTGGTGCGTGACGATGGAACAACGGTCGGGGCGTCCTATGTGTGGAACGAAGACCGCAACGACGCCATTCTGCAGCTCGAACGGGAGACGGTCCTGCTGCCGGGTCCGAATGGTCCAGTCGAATACCGCATCCCCGGCGTCGGCGACTGCAAGATGTGTCACGCTCGCGAAAATCCCATTCTCGGTTTCACGCCAGAACAACTTGTCGGCAACAACGAGTTCAATGAACTCCAGCGACAAGGAGTGTTTCGGCACCGAACCGTTCCGAAGTCTCCGTCATTGGTCCCGCTGGATCGCACACCAGCATCGCTGGAAGAGCAGGCACGATCTTACCTGCACGCGAACTGCAGTTTCTGCCATCACCCGGCAGGGGTCGAACATCTGGATTTCGATCTGCGAATCGACGGAACGTCAACGCAGGAGTTGATCTCAACAACATCGCGCTTGGCGCATCACAAGATCGATGGCCGCACCGCGAAAACACTGCTGAAACCAGGCTCACCGGACGAGTCGGCGATGTATCTGCGACTGCAGACAACTGATCCCAGACATGCGATGCCGTGGCTCGCGCGGACCCGGCCTGACCCGGCGGCGCTCGAATTGATTTCCGAGTGGATTCACTCTTTACCGAATTCTCCATGA